Within the Streptomyces sp. NBC_00554 genome, the region AGGAAGGAGAGCAACGGATCTGGCTCAAGTCTTCCGAGAAGAAAGGCCAGCCCCTGCGCGACGCTGCCAACTTCGTGGTCAGGGGCGAGGGCTATGCCACTCATGATGAAGCTGCCCTAGGGGGTGAGCGATGGAGGGACGTCATTAGTCGTTCCTTCGCCCGGATGCATCTCGCCGCCGATTTTGGTGATCAGGACCCTTCGAGCAGCTCGACAACGACCGCAGAGCCGGTGTTCTCCGAATACTTCGGACGTCACGTAATGGAGGGCGTGGCGGGTGTCACAGTCTTCCAGGATCAGCCTGACCTCCTCCTTGTCACCGCGAGTGATCTCTTTGGTTGTGTGCGTCCTTCGGATGAGAAATTCCGTTCTGTATTCCTTCATGCCGCGCAGCTCCACGAACCCCTGAAGGAGGCCGAGAGGCTGGCCTTCGATCTGTACAGCAGTTCCTTCTTCCAGGCATCGGCGGCCGCACGACTCCTGATGTTGACGATGGCGGTTGAGACCCTGCTTAACCTCCAGCCTCGCTCGACCGCTGCTCAGGCGCACGTGACTGCCATGATTGAGGCTACGAAAGACAACGCAGACCTCACTCATGCCGAGCGCAACTCACTACTGGGGACGCTGAACTGGCTGCATAACGAGTCGATCGGTCAAGCCGGGCGGCTGCTGGCTCGGACGTTGGAGCCGCGGAAGTATGACGGTAGAAAACCAGCAGACTTATTTACTCGTTGCTATGAGGTGCGCAGTGCGCTTACCCACGGATACGTGCCGCATCCTGACCCTCGTGAGGTCAATTCTCTCGGAGGAAGTCTTGAGTCGTTCGTTGCAGACCTTTTGGCCGGCCGTCTCCTGACTGAGACTCCTGGCTGACCACTGTGAGCTGATACCCGCAGCACCTTCCGCAGTTCCCGCCGCGGTTGTGACGCCGATCACCCCAACACGGTACGAACTTCGGGGCATTGTGTTCCACGAGCCCTATGTTTTCGAGACGCCTCACCACATGTATTAGGTGTCCGGTCGCCAGTCTTGAAAACCGTCGTCGCAGGGATGTGACCGTGGGTTCAAATCTCACACCCACCGCAGGTGAGCGGCCCCTGACCAGAATGAATAGTCGGAGGCCGTGCCCGTGCCCGGTATACCTTGATCCCCTGCTGTGCCCCTTGATTCCCCGGTGCATCGGGTACGCGAGGGGCACGCATCAGGAACGTCACAAAAACGACCACGCGGACAACACCGCTCCGACCACGGCGATGCCGAGGTGAAGTGCCACCCACAACGCATAGAGGCGCAATCTGAACAGTCTGGGGAAACGGGCCTGCTGCCTTCGGTAGGTGTTGGCCCACTCTGATTCGATATCGAGACTCGGGTGGAGGTCGCCTAAGGGCTGTCCCGTAAATGATCTTTGAGGTGTTCGGGGTGCGGCCGGCTGCAGTCGGGCCTGGTATCTATCCGGCAAGGTTGAGGTTGTGCAGGCGGGCGATGCCGAGCATGGCGTGATGAACGCCGTCGCCCTGTAGGCGACAGTCGCGGAGGATCTTCCAGGTCTTCATGCGGGCGAAGGCGTGCTCGACACGGGCGCGGACCTGTTTGTGCGAGCGGTTGTGTTCCCGCTTCCAGTCGGACAACTCCTCGCCCGGAGTGCGGAGGTGAGGCATGAGGAGCCCGGTGCCCGGATAGCCGCCATCGGCCATCGTCAAGGTCTGGCCCACAGCGGCCTTCGCGCCGGATTCCTCCCACGCCCTGCAGTCATTGCGGTTACCGGGCAGGGGGTCGCCGACCACGACGACCAGGCGGGTGTCGGCGTCGATGACGACCTGATGGTTGGTGGAATAGCGGTAGTTCTTCGACTGCTCGGCGATGCTGTGGTCGCGAGTGGGGACCAGGGTGCCGTCCACGATCAGCACGGTGTCCTTCGCGAACCGTCGCTTGGGCCGGAGCGCGAGGAGCGGGCCGAGCTGGTCGATGATCCGGTCGGCCGCCGACTTCGAAATGCCGAACAGCGGCGCGAGTTGGCGCATCGTCAAGTTCGTGTGCCAGTACGCGGCGACGAGGAGTACCCGGTCCTCAAATGAAAGCCGCCAGGGACGGCCCCGGCCCGACGCGTCGGCGCCCTCGCCGCGCAGTGCGGTCACCAACTTGCCGAAGCCGCGAGGGCTCAGCCCGCTGAACGGAGCTATCCAGGACGACTGCGACGCCGTGATCACACCAACCATGCGGCAGATCATTTCAGTTGCCGACACGCTCCCCACGACCGATCCTGAGCACCGGACGAGCAAGGAGGACACGATGGGGCTCGTGCTCTTCCCCGGAGACGACGATGTGACCAGCCCGGACATCTCCTGGTCCTACACCGGTTTCAACATGTTCAGGAAGTGGCTGGCCCAGTCCGAGGGGTTCAGCCTCTCTGAGATGTGCGGCTTCGGCGGAGACCGCCCGTGGAGCAGCGTCTCCACGACACTGGCACCACTCCTCGACCATCCAGATGACGATGATCCGGACCTCACGCCCGCTCAATGCGCGGCCATGCTGCCCCGGCTGGAAGCAATCATCGATCAACGGCAACACGATGGCAGCGACCCTGTTGTCCAACGACGCATCGATGACACGCGCCAGTTGGTCACCGTCATGAAGGTCTGCTTGAGCAAGGACGTTGAGCTCATCTTCGGCTGACCACCGGACCGCAGACGGCCAGAACTTACGGGACAGCCTTTAGACAGTCGTGGCCCCTGCGGCGGCGCTACACCCGCCCCTTCCGTGCGGTGGTGATCGGTATGTGCAATCCGGCACCGCCCCTTATGGGTGGCGGGCACACTGTGTGCAAGCGGGTGTCGGGGTCAGAGACGAGAAGAGGTTCGGGTGAGTCGTGTCGGGGTGGCTCAAGCTATCGAGCAGTTGCGGCGAGAACTGGGAGAGGCACAGGACGCCGGGGCCAATCAGCAATTGCGGTTCGAGATCGCTGAAGTGCAGATGGAACTGCTGGTCGAGCTGCGTGAGGAAGGCGGCCCGGAGGCGAAAGTGTCGTTCGGTGTCCTGTCAGTCGGGGCAGGAGCCAAGGTGGGCAGAGCGCACACGCACCGGCTGACGTTGAAACTGAATGTGCGTGATGAGGCGCTAGGCGGCCGTACGGCACACGTGACACGGCAGCAGGATCGGGATTGGGACGAGTGAGGTGGACGCGTCGCGACTGGCCGATGTCAGGGCTGGTTCGGATTCACGGGCGAAAAGCTGTGGGTCGGGATACCTGATCGGTCCACGGTTGGTGCTGACCGCGCTTCATGTGGTCGCGGGGCCCTTAGGCTTGTGGCCGCGCATCGAAGTGCGGGTCGGACATCCAACCTATGGGGTGCCCGTGCGTGCCCAGGCACGAGTGTGCTGGCGGGCCCCAGAAACCGCTGCGGAATCCGTACCGAACCATCAGGTAGTTGACGTCGCTTTGCTTGAACTGGACAGGGCAGTCGCGACCGTGGAGCCCGTGCGCTGGGGGCACTGTGTCGGCAACAGCCCGTTGACGTACGCGGGGTTGGGCTATCCGCTGTTGGCCGAGTTCGAGGACGGCGTGCGGGGAGTGGAGACACTCGGTGGGATGCTTCCGCCGCTATCCTCCGGTGAGGCTGGCACCCTCATCCTGGACCAGCGGACGGCGCCACGTCTGAGGGCGTCTGGCGAGCGAGCGTGGAGCGGTGCGTCAGGGGCATCGGTGTTCTGTGGGCCTCTCCTTGTTGGAGTCGTGGTAAAGGACGATGAGGAATTCGAGAACCGCCGACTGCACGCTGTGCCGGTGTCGAGTCTGGTTGGCGACCGGCGGTTCACGGACCTTGTACGGGATCACACTGGGGGGGAACCGGTTCTCCAGCCGGTGGAACTCGATGGCTCGCTTGACTGCCGACTGGCAAAGGTGACTGCGCGTACTCCTGGGTCGTTGCTGTCGGCGGCAGCTGAGGTGGTCCCCTTCCATGGTCGGGAGAAGGATCTGGCTGGACTGGCCGAATGGAGAGACGGCGGTTCGCGGTTATCGGTGAAGCTCCTCATTGGGGAAGGCGGACAGGGCAAAAGCCGCCTGGCACGTGAGTTCCTCCGGGCAAGCAGGGCGTCCGGCTGGGTGGCCGGGCAGATCGAACCGGCCAGGCTCGCCGCTCAGCGCAAGCTGCTGGACGAGCAGGAGCAGAGATTGCGGGCGTCGGAACTGGCCCAGCGACTGGTGACGTGTACGACGCCGGCGTTGGTTGTCTGCGACTACGCGGAGGTCCACCCGGTGTTTGTCGATACCCTGGTGGGCTGTCTCGCGGAGCAATCGTTGCAGCGCCCAGTGCGTCTGCTGCTCCTGGCCAGGACCGCCGGTGCGTGGTGGCAGGACCTGACAGCACTCCTGGGGGATGCGGCAGGATGCCTTGAGTTGGGGTCTCTCAGTGTCGACCAGCAAGCCCGTCAGGAGGCTTACCGCGCCGCGGTCACCGGGTTGGCGGATGGATTGGCCGTGTTGCCGGGGCAGCCGACGGGCCGCGAACCGGTGAGACCGTGGCCTGTACTGGCCGACCGTCTGAAGGAAAATCCTCCCGCCCTGACGCGGAGAGACACAGCACTGGCGCTACAGATGATCGCTCTCCTTAACCTGTTGCAGGCCGGGTCCGGCACTGAGCCAACAGCCGGTGAGCGTCCAGAGCATCTGCTTGTCGAACATGAGCGCGACTACCTGCGCCGTACCGCAGCGGGTAAGGGTCTGTTCGCTGCGGGGGTGCTTTCGACTGCTACTGACCAGGCCCGACGCCAACAGCAGGCGGTGCTAGCCCTGGACCGTGCACTTGCCGGACTGATCCTTTTCGGCCCTTGTGACCGTCATCTGGCCCAACAGGTTGCCCGCCTGGCAAGCGAGGATCGCACCGACGATGTCGTTGACTGGCTCGCCACTCTCTACCCGCCCACTCCTGGCTACTATTTGTCGACCGG harbors:
- a CDS encoding transposase; this encodes MVGVITASQSSWIAPFSGLSPRGFGKLVTALRGEGADASGRGRPWRLSFEDRVLLVAAYWHTNLTMRQLAPLFGISKSAADRIIDQLGPLLALRPKRRFAKDTVLIVDGTLVPTRDHSIAEQSKNYRYSTNHQVVIDADTRLVVVVGDPLPGNRNDCRAWEESGAKAAVGQTLTMADGGYPGTGLLMPHLRTPGEELSDWKREHNRSHKQVRARVEHAFARMKTWKILRDCRLQGDGVHHAMLGIARLHNLNLAG
- a CDS encoding trypco2 family protein → MSRVGVAQAIEQLRRELGEAQDAGANQQLRFEIAEVQMELLVELREEGGPEAKVSFGVLSVGAGAKVGRAHTHRLTLKLNVRDEALGGRTAHVTRQQDRDWDE